In uncultured Methanobacterium sp., a genomic segment contains:
- a CDS encoding AAA family ATPase: MTAKKGESALGRGLDALIRKEKPKNEDKPKKDESSQKIAPGKKKTPEKAVARSSSKVKNPQKTKKQPRKAKEDLDRVIIDGVVLDVRKNPRISLWSARSAAVLRFLKNTKPAFSISKEASALIEEAVQQKYPDIWEMFDNEDF; this comes from the coding sequence ATGACTGCTAAAAAAGGTGAAAGTGCACTGGGAAGAGGATTAGATGCCCTTATTCGGAAAGAAAAGCCTAAAAATGAGGATAAACCGAAGAAAGATGAGAGCAGTCAAAAAATAGCACCAGGAAAGAAGAAAACTCCTGAGAAAGCAGTTGCCAGAAGTTCTTCAAAGGTTAAAAATCCTCAAAAAACCAAAAAACAACCCAGAAAGGCCAAGGAAGATCTGGATAGAGTCATCATTGATGGAGTGGTGTTGGATGTGCGAAAAAATCCTCGTATATCATTATGGTCTGCTCGATCTGCAGCTGTTTTAAGGTTTTTAAAGAATACAAAACCGGCATTCAGTATAAGTAAAGAGGCATCTGCTCTCATTGAAGAGGCAGTGCAACAGAAATATCCTGATATCTGGGAAATGTTTGATAACGAAGATTTTTAG
- a CDS encoding radical SAM protein, whose translation MEIEKLRILGEASQYDLCNYVGLNKENFTSRNLPGIYHARTQGGCQVPLFKVLMSNHCTSDCNYCINHCHNRFERIEFSPEELISVFLHYYQNHYAEGLFLSSGMPGDADVAMEKMVEVARKLRLEYEYQGYIHLKVIPGASYDMIKRAMNLADRVSVNLESATKSGFQELTSTKDYHNDVLRRMKWIGRLKKRHPEMAPSGQSTQIIVGANNETDQDVLKRAQWLHKHLNINLSYLSPFEPLKETPLSNHTKPEKKRTPRIYQAQFLLNSYGFSLDEIILDDEGFILLNEDPKLLWAKSHPEEFPVEVNEASFKQLMRIPGVGKKSAQRIADSRRKGVKFNKMEELKNLGVVTKRAEPFIQLNHARQTTLSF comes from the coding sequence ATGGAGATAGAAAAACTTCGTATTCTGGGTGAAGCCTCACAATACGACCTCTGTAACTATGTGGGTCTTAATAAGGAGAATTTCACATCCCGTAACCTACCCGGGATTTATCATGCCAGAACTCAAGGTGGTTGTCAGGTTCCACTATTTAAGGTTCTGATGAGCAACCACTGCACCAGTGACTGCAACTACTGTATCAACCACTGCCATAATCGTTTTGAAAGGATTGAATTTTCACCTGAAGAGTTAATATCTGTTTTTCTTCATTATTATCAGAATCACTATGCTGAAGGTCTTTTTTTAAGTTCAGGAATGCCCGGGGATGCTGATGTGGCCATGGAGAAGATGGTGGAGGTTGCGCGTAAACTGCGTTTGGAATATGAATACCAGGGTTATATACACCTCAAGGTAATTCCAGGGGCTTCCTATGATATGATAAAAAGAGCCATGAACCTGGCAGACCGGGTGAGTGTGAACCTCGAATCTGCCACTAAGTCGGGTTTCCAGGAACTCACCAGTACCAAGGATTACCATAACGATGTCCTGCGGAGAATGAAATGGATCGGTCGCCTGAAGAAACGTCACCCTGAAATGGCCCCCTCTGGTCAAAGTACCCAGATAATTGTGGGTGCGAATAATGAAACTGATCAGGATGTTTTGAAACGAGCCCAATGGCTCCATAAACATTTAAATATCAATTTAAGTTATCTAAGTCCTTTCGAACCGCTTAAAGAAACTCCACTATCAAATCACACTAAACCTGAAAAGAAAAGAACCCCCCGCATTTATCAAGCTCAGTTTCTTCTGAACTCGTATGGTTTTTCACTGGATGAGATTATCCTGGATGATGAAGGTTTCATACTCTTGAATGAAGATCCTAAATTGCTCTGGGCAAAATCTCACCCAGAAGAATTCCCGGTGGAGGTAAATGAAGCCAGTTTTAAACAGTTGATGCGTATCCCGGGAGTAGGAAAAAAATCCGCCCAGAGGATTGCCGATTCCCGTAGAAAAGGAGTGAAATTCAACAAAATGGAAGAACTTAAGAATTTAGGTGTGGTGACCAAAAGGGCTGAACCATTCATCCAGTTGAACCATGCCAGACAGACCACACTGTCTTTTTAA
- the cfbB gene encoding Ni-sirohydrochlorin a,c-diamide synthase has protein sequence MRLVLAGTGSAVGKTTISTGIMKALSHEQEVQPYKAGPDYIDTTYHTMATGNISRNLDSFFMSDGQIREAFERGLKISNSKVGVIEGVRGLYEGISPTGDVGNTASIAKALNAPVVLILNSRSLVKSAAAIVIGFKTLDPTIRIEGVILNLVKNRKHYLKTKEAVEKLADTPVIGGIPRDDAITVEQRHLGLVPAVERENIKRNIEDWGRVMEENIDLDALTSIMKGAGKLPEGREPLFQQENNRKVKMGIARDEVFTFYYQDNLEALEANNAELVYFSPLHDEEVPDVDGIYIGGGYPEIFSRELEANQAMRSSIKKFHQEARPIYAECGGLMYLTRSINQYNMCDVFGYDSHMTKKPQALSYVIARAAQDNIIIPEGETFHGHEFHYSKLELEGSKPKFAFDILRGKGVTDSMDGLMSKNTLASYVHTHVAACPTFASRLVKTAAEDY, from the coding sequence ATGAGATTAGTACTGGCAGGCACAGGTAGTGCGGTGGGTAAGACCACCATTTCCACCGGGATAATGAAAGCATTATCCCATGAACAGGAAGTTCAACCCTATAAAGCGGGCCCTGATTACATTGATACCACTTATCATACCATGGCCACTGGAAACATCAGCCGAAACCTGGATTCATTTTTCATGAGCGACGGCCAGATCCGCGAGGCATTTGAAAGGGGATTGAAGATTTCAAACTCAAAGGTGGGAGTTATAGAAGGTGTCAGGGGACTTTATGAAGGAATAAGCCCCACTGGGGATGTGGGGAACACGGCATCAATTGCCAAAGCACTCAACGCACCAGTTGTTCTGATTTTAAACTCCCGCAGTCTGGTTAAAAGTGCTGCCGCTATTGTAATCGGTTTTAAAACTCTGGATCCCACCATCAGGATCGAGGGGGTTATCCTTAACCTAGTTAAAAATAGGAAACACTACCTTAAAACCAAGGAAGCTGTGGAAAAACTGGCAGATACTCCAGTGATTGGTGGTATTCCCCGGGATGATGCCATTACTGTGGAACAACGTCATCTTGGCCTGGTGCCTGCAGTGGAAAGGGAGAATATTAAGAGGAACATTGAAGACTGGGGCCGGGTCATGGAGGAGAACATAGACCTGGATGCACTTACCAGTATAATGAAAGGTGCTGGGAAACTCCCTGAAGGAAGAGAACCACTTTTCCAACAGGAAAACAACCGGAAAGTTAAAATGGGCATTGCACGGGACGAGGTGTTCACCTTCTACTATCAGGATAATCTGGAGGCACTGGAAGCCAATAATGCAGAACTGGTTTACTTCAGCCCATTGCACGATGAAGAAGTGCCTGATGTGGATGGAATCTATATAGGGGGAGGGTACCCTGAAATATTTTCCCGGGAACTGGAGGCCAACCAGGCCATGCGCAGTTCCATTAAAAAGTTCCACCAGGAAGCACGACCAATTTATGCAGAGTGTGGGGGGTTAATGTATCTCACCCGTTCCATAAACCAGTATAATATGTGTGACGTGTTTGGTTATGATTCCCATATGACCAAAAAACCCCAAGCATTGAGTTATGTTATTGCCAGGGCTGCACAGGATAACATCATCATCCCTGAAGGTGAAACATTCCATGGTCATGAGTTCCACTACTCCAAACTGGAACTGGAAGGCAGTAAACCGAAATTTGCATTCGACATTCTAAGGGGTAAAGGTGTAACTGATTCCATGGATGGGCTGATGAGTAAGAACACCCTGGCCAGTTACGTTCATACACACGTTGCAGCATGCCCTACCTTTGCCAGTCGATTGGTTAAAACTGCTGCAGAAGATTATTAG
- a CDS encoding ParA family protein: MAEVISILNQKGGCGKTTTAVNLSAALAILGKKVLVIDMDPQANATTAFGVEKNEENSVYRVLTGEQTVGEAIVSTEISQLDLLPSHISLSGAEIELSKDIGFPFILKESMDGLLDDYDYVLLDVPPSLGILTINALVAADSVIIPIQAEFYALEGMADLLDAMKLVESRLNSPSPIKGILITLYDSRTRLGRDVYQNVKQYFGDTEYIFKTTIPRNVKLAEAPSHGKPCIIYDDECIGTEAYNDLAKEFLSLNESDGEANK; this comes from the coding sequence ATGGCAGAAGTAATATCTATACTCAATCAGAAGGGTGGTTGCGGTAAAACCACCACAGCAGTAAATCTTTCAGCGGCATTAGCAATTTTAGGGAAAAAAGTTCTGGTAATTGACATGGACCCTCAGGCCAATGCCACCACTGCATTCGGGGTGGAGAAAAACGAGGAAAATTCAGTTTACAGGGTTTTAACTGGTGAACAGACCGTGGGCGAGGCAATTGTTTCCACTGAAATTTCCCAACTGGACCTTCTTCCCAGCCATATCTCACTCAGCGGAGCTGAAATAGAACTCAGTAAAGATATTGGGTTCCCATTCATATTAAAAGAATCCATGGATGGTCTTTTAGATGATTATGATTACGTTCTCCTGGATGTGCCTCCTTCTCTGGGTATTTTAACCATCAATGCCCTGGTAGCTGCAGATAGTGTCATCATACCTATCCAGGCCGAGTTTTATGCCCTGGAAGGAATGGCTGATCTTTTAGATGCCATGAAACTGGTTGAAAGTCGTCTAAACAGTCCTTCTCCAATAAAAGGAATATTAATTACTCTCTATGATTCTCGAACTCGACTGGGCAGGGATGTTTACCAAAATGTAAAACAGTACTTCGGTGATACTGAATACATTTTTAAAACCACTATACCACGGAATGTGAAACTGGCCGAGGCCCCCAGCCATGGGAAACCCTGTATTATTTATGATGATGAATGTATAGGAACTGAAGCCTACAATGACCTTGCCAAGGAATTTTTATCACTAAATGAATCTGATGGGGAGGCCAATAAATGA
- a CDS encoding oligosaccharide repeat unit polymerase family protein, whose product MKFKSVDIFSPHILVIIIALYVSLAAIAYQEHLRNLQWISSTTWAYVFGGTMFFIAGVFLPKFIYNHNEKLKSLFGGPNVGEKDSAPWYNKLRMLLDERVVLAAVLIAIFLQIMNLYLLGGIPILSGYLKFKATTDLWRFAYPLFLPAITILLAKYPRKWYYLLFIIGLGVFAINGYRTTTMAILISGFITLYYTRRMKTSHILISLLIIALVGVAAGYIAVMSIQWQQWALNPLQLVAYRAGFTMMVFDKIVHMAGTTGGTLFQQAFSTGHPRITVGEVVLHYPLPGGAPTTSITSTIFGPAVLDFGFYAMAIQMFIIGAVLRIIYATQIKASGAFTALYAIVLTHTMIWVETGPTDSVVYIFYFLALIAVVIYATQLMRTPKNLKVTHKEHEGNP is encoded by the coding sequence ATGAAATTTAAAAGCGTGGATATATTTTCACCCCACATCCTGGTGATAATTATAGCTTTGTATGTATCATTGGCGGCAATTGCTTACCAGGAACACCTGAGAAACTTACAATGGATTTCCAGTACCACATGGGCCTATGTTTTCGGAGGGACCATGTTTTTCATTGCCGGTGTATTCCTCCCTAAATTCATTTACAATCACAACGAAAAACTAAAATCGCTCTTTGGAGGGCCCAACGTTGGTGAAAAAGATTCAGCTCCATGGTACAATAAGCTGCGAATGCTCTTAGATGAGCGGGTAGTCCTTGCTGCAGTACTGATTGCCATATTCCTGCAGATAATGAATCTCTATCTCCTGGGAGGTATACCTATCTTAAGCGGTTACCTGAAATTCAAGGCCACCACAGACTTATGGCGCTTCGCATATCCACTGTTTCTCCCTGCAATAACCATTCTTCTGGCCAAATATCCACGTAAATGGTACTACCTTCTCTTTATCATAGGACTGGGAGTTTTTGCCATCAATGGTTACAGAACCACCACCATGGCCATACTCATCAGTGGCTTCATAACCCTGTACTACACCAGGAGAATGAAAACCAGCCATATACTAATTTCGCTTCTTATCATTGCTTTAGTAGGGGTAGCAGCGGGTTATATTGCTGTTATGTCCATTCAATGGCAGCAATGGGCATTGAATCCATTACAGCTCGTTGCTTACCGGGCAGGATTTACAATGATGGTCTTTGACAAGATAGTCCACATGGCCGGAACTACAGGAGGCACTCTGTTTCAGCAGGCATTCTCAACAGGACATCCCCGGATTACAGTAGGAGAAGTGGTTCTTCATTATCCTTTGCCCGGGGGCGCACCAACTACCAGTATCACATCCACCATATTCGGACCAGCAGTACTGGACTTTGGATTTTATGCCATGGCCATACAGATGTTCATAATTGGAGCAGTACTAAGGATAATATACGCTACCCAGATTAAGGCCAGCGGGGCATTCACAGCTCTTTATGCAATCGTGCTTACTCACACCATGATATGGGTGGAAACTGGCCCCACAGATAGTGTGGTTTACATCTTCTATTTCCTGGCCTTAATTGCAGTGGTTATTTATGCGACTCAATTGATGAGAACCCCTAAAAACCTGAAGGTAACTCATAAAGAACATGAGGGTAACCCATAA